The nucleotide window CGTCACTGACATTGTTGAAACATGACAATTTTGTCCCAAAAAACTTTGAAATTTGGCCTGGAGTTACATAATTCgaacaaaccacaaggacgaaaatgacagtttATGGACGGAACTAGCATGTTTCAAGAATGTACGATACGGAAATGATACAAATTTGAATTTTGGCCTGAACTGGCATAGTTGAATAAACTACTTGAATagaaatgacagttaactcttaTTTAATTGTTTGGGTTTGTTTAACTAAGTTTATTTGATAGAGTTTAGATTAGTATAGAATTTGAGTAAACAATCTGAGTTGATTTAGATTTAGGAGTGAGAGTTGTTATAACTATAAATATGGGTAttggttattattattattatttgtgaGTTAAGTTTTCTTAAAATATGTTTCTTTGGGTTCATTCTTGTTGGTTAAAGGGGTCTGATTTTCCAACAGGTAGGGGAGATAGTGGCGGAGAGAGCGAGAGAGGAGGCGGAGGTGTTGCGAGATGACGGGAAGGTGGAGGACAGGATGGTGACGGAGCTGTTTCGGGTTTTGAAGCTCATGGAAATGGATTTGGAGATGGTGAAAGCTGCTGTGAAAGAAGAGACATTGAATGAGAGGATTCAACAGGCTAAAGCCAGGTGCCGACAGGCCATTCTTGTTGCTAATTCCTTTTGATAATATTATTCTACGTGACATTCGTTATAAAAAGTTATCACTAGAGTTTAATGTTACATGATTAAGCCTAAAGTTATTTTGTGTATTATTATATTATCATCCTTACACCGCTTTAACGCTGTTAACGGGATACTTAAGAACGACTTGTTGAAACCTTAAATCATGTCAGATTTAAATAAACTCAAGCTTAAACATAATTGAAGCTAGCTTAAATGAATCCAATCTTGAGCTTCATATCCTGTGTTTGACTGAACTTTCGAGTCTAAACTATTTggttattttatataaaaataattatacatgtatacaaataaaaaaaataatgaataaTAAGGTCGAGTTGAACACAAGACTTGAATTTTTTCTTCCCGAGTCAAGCTTGAGTTTTGCAAGCCGATCTCAAACTCTATAAATCTAAATGAGCCACATCCACATTCAACCTTACACCTCATTTGCATCCTATAATGTATTATGGGTTAATTTAGGTAAAATTCAAAACATTGCGGTCGAAAAGAGTGAAACGGACAATGGCTCGACTACCAGCCACAGCCATCACGTACCGACTACAATCATAGCGTGCAGTTGTCATCGCCTTCTTGCTGATCACTGCCACCGTTATGCCACATTGTTGCCGTTGCCACCACCTTTCAACGACCACAACTACCACCAAAAATCAGCAACTGATAAAAATACCAACATGTAACTGACAACATATCAAATAGGAATTCGGATACGCGGATTCAGTTCTATTAACAATCTACATATCAAGTGCGTATAAATCTAACAAGAACATGTATAATTTGCAATTTCTAACACCTTACATTTATGGAGAGATACAAAAAAATCATTCAAACATAGACGTTACCTGCGCACATCTTTCGATATGATGTTATAACACTTTACTAATATCACGTGTAAAAATAATGTGACACTAACCGAGCTTAGCTCGGGATTAACGTTACACTATTTAGAAGTGATTAAAACGACGAACAGGTATCAAGAACCAGCTCGAACTCGGCTTGTTTTTACTCTATTTAATATTTATAGACCAAAGTTGCACAATTGCACGAATTCCATGTCAGCATCAACATGGACAGTCCATAGATTCTTGAATTGGTTCATAGCGATATCGAGCCATGGTTTCATATTCCCGTTATAATGAATGACAGCAGCTTTTTTAATCTCGTCCATGCTTATACTTGGGTTGTACCCTAGTCCAAGAACATGCCATGTTTTGTCCAGTGATTTTGTCGTTGAATAGAATGTCATCAGTCCAGGTGGCAGTCTTCCCGATTTCCACAGATTCTGGTCCTCGTTCTGATACAAGATTCATAAAATATCAGTTTCTTCAATTTTATCATAATGATTTTTATATATTCATGAGTAatatgccattttcgtccttgatgGTTGGCCGGTTTTGCAACTTTcgtcaaaggtttgtttttccgcatttggatccaaaatgtttaaaatcttgccattttcatccggttcgttaactccatccattttctccattaagtcagggTATTTCACTCTTTTTCAAAATACCCTGCGAAAatgtttaaaatcttgccattttcatccggttcgttaactccatccggttttctctgttaagtcagggtatttcggtctttttcaaaattaccccgacttaacggagaaaatggatgaagttaacgagccagatgaaaatggcaagatttcaaaccttttggacccagatgcgaaaaaacaaacctttggacgaaagtcgcaaaactggacCAACCTCaaggacaaaaatggcattttactctatattCATAAATAAAAGAGGACTTACCAGATCCTGCCAGTAATGATACTGATCGGTTAATCTCTCACGTCTCCACGCATCAAGATCAAATATATTCATACCAAAAGCATAAGCACAAGCTTTAGGATTAAACTTATCCTTAATCAAGGGGTGTGAAAAGTTCAAATAATGAGCGTAACGATGAAACGATCCAAAACATGTCTCAACCGCCCCGTTGACCTTTCCATCCAAGTCAATTTTCCACAATGCGGTCAAATCTTTCTTAACAACAACATCATCATCTAAGAACAATATCCGGTGTAGCTTCGGATACATTTCCGGCAAGTAAAACATAAGATAATTCAACATCGACAAATGCTTTGTGTCCCCAGATGACTTCATGTTTTTCTCGTCGGTGGTTTCGTTATCTAACTTGTTGTCCAAGTAATCCTTTTGTAAATTTGCCGACTCGAGTTGTCTGAGTATCGGAACGTATGAAGAATTCAAGAAAGTAAACTCTTCCACTGCTTTCACCTCAACAAAAGCACCTCGTTTAACGGGCCTCATTTTAAACCAAACTTTCATTGCAGCAAGATTCATTTTATCCGTAACAATGTGAAAAACATGTTTTGATGGCTCTTCAGCGTTTTGTACAGTCGAATTCACCACAACAGAAACCGCAATCACATTATCGGAAAATATCGCATAATGGTACAAAGAAGGGTCCTCGAATTCCGGTCTAGGTTTCTCATCTCTATATTTTTCAGGATTTGCAATACGTTCTCCCATTAAACGCATTGCAAGACAATGCAAACTTTTCGGGGTTGATTTAGCAGCGATTAAGCTAGCAAACGCACCGCTCTTCTTAGCTTTAACTAGCAACTCATTAACAGCAAATATTGTGTCTTTTAACTTCTGAATTTTCAGCTGATTGTCGTAAGATTCCTTGTTTTCCGCAATCATTAATCTGGCAACCTTAATCTTGTCCTTAACCTCCTTTTCAAACTGTCTCAACACTTCTTCATCTACAGGCCCGTTAGACTCATACAATGCGGTTCGATACGTTGGTTTCACACCTAACTCTGAAAAGTTTTGTGCCATCTCGTCGAACATCTTAAGCTGCTTTGATATCTCGAGCTTAAGCTTTCGTGCGTAAGAAGCGTATGCATTCACAAGCATAATATGATCACTTGCTTGCTTATGTATCAATTCCAATCTAGTCTTCAACGGATCAGATTTCAGAGCAAGAAATGTTCTGTGCATGTATGCATTCCCAGTAGTTTCAATTTCCTGTCGTAACATAGATCATTTTAAATTGGCTCCAATACTATACAATCTCATAGCTAAAACCCTAGCTAGAATAGTTTTAAATTGGCTCCAATACTATACAATCTCATAGCTAAAACCCTAGCTAGAATTGTTTTAAATTGGCTCCAATACTATACAATCTCATAGCTAAAACCCTAGCTAGAATTGATTTTACAATGAAATAATTTCATATGAAGCCTTAATTATAGAAAACTGATACTAATTTGCCACAAAAGCTACAAAACTAATAAAATCCTACATCGATTTCAAACTAGACTTAATTGGATTGCATCTACTCAAACAAATAGCACGGTATACATCCTATAGCACAATATACAGAAAGAAACTGATCATTCAAAGATTGCTCCAACACGTTAATTCCATTGATATAAAACCTAAGCTAAAATTGAATTTGCAGTGAAGAAATAACTTGTAAATCTTATGTTTCCTGGAACAATCGAGCCTTAATCACACAAAACTGAAACTAAATTCGCCATAAACAACTACAAATTATGTCAACCGAAACGCACATATTTAATCAAGCAGCAGAATGTAAATCAAATTGCAAACtacaataacaataaaacataaaacgtaaagaTACTCGATTACTCGTATCAGAGAGACTTAAGGCGTTAATCATACAAAACTGATACTAATATGCAACAAAAGGCTACAAAATTAGTTATATATTATGTCAACAGAATTGCATATACTCAACCAAACAGCAGAATATAAATCAAATTGCAAACTACAACAACAATAACACATAAAAAGTAAGGATACTCCGTACTCATACTCGTATCAGAGTGACTTACAGCTTTAATCATACAAAACTGAAACTAATTATCCACAAAAAAGCTACAAAATCAGTTGTATACTATGTCAACTGGCTTGCATGTACTGAAGCAAACAGCAGAATACAAATCAAATTGCAAACAACAACAATAAGACATAAAAAGTAAGGATACACTCACAACATCTCAAATATAACACAGAATTTCAAAATTGCTCCAATACTAAACAATTTCATTGCTAAAAACCTAGCTATTATTGATTTTGCAGTAAAATAACTTTAACTTACAAATTGAGCCTTAATTCTACAAAACTAATATACTACGTCAATCGAATCGCATATAATCAATCAAACAGCAGAATATTAATCAAATTGCAAACTACAACAACAATAacacataaaaagtaaaacagaAAGCCTTACAGAGTTATCGGAGAAATGCGCAGGGTGAGAGGAGAAGAGAACGGAGGCAGTAGCGAAGAAAAGAAGAGTAAACATAGCTGAAACGAAGATCCGGTAGGAAAAGAAGCTGCGTAAGGCGGAGGAACCACCACCGGCACCGCCTCTGCCGGTACGTGCGACGACCGCCATTAGATCTGAGTAACTGAAAACAAACAGTTTGTTTGAGAGTGGAAGTTTATTGGTAAGTGAGAGTGTGTGAAAGTGAAAGTGAAAGTGAAAGCATCGCTGGGATCTGATCTGATCTGAGAGTTGTATATTTGGGGAAGAAAGTGGTGAGGCTCCGACACCGCGTGGATGGGTTGCATTTTACCACCTTCTTCCTagatattattatttaatttaccgattattccactacCCGTGCCTTCGACAGGTGGAGGTCGGGTTTTCACGCGTCTGGGGAAAGTATTGGCCACAGTGCCCGGTGTCACGATGGTTAGCACGTCGTtccttgccgttaaaaaaatGTTATTACCAATTTCACCTTTGAATATTTTCATTGTAGTCCCATCTTTTTTAACTATTTTGTCTTCAACGGTACTCCGTTAAAAAAAGGTTAACggatttaagttttttttttcgaattacaaactGATATTTTAGGGCGTTTGATCAGAATTTGGATACatgtcgattgatgtaaaacttaccttgaaacatgcttcaaatggcttgatttttgttaattggaagtttaaacaccgaattgaagcgccgttttcgTCGTTTGGAGTGATGTTTCGAgataaattttacatcaatcgactcgtattctcgttctgatcaaaatacCTAAAACATCAGTTTATAATTCGAGAAAAAACTTAACTCGGTTAAATTTTTCTAACTTAAAACTGTTGAATGCAAAATAGTTAAAAGGTGAGACCGAAAGTAACTAAATATTCAGATTAGTTGTCGAAAACGATTTTCATACATCATACAAAACATATTTAGACTATTTGGATAACATTATCTCTGCAACTCATAATTTTCAAATGGTCATTTTTTAATTGCTACCATCCAGTTGTTAGGTTGATCAAATTTAACCATAATTCACACTAGTTGTTAATTGCTCTCGCGAAACTACAACCATATTCATTTTataagtcatatttttatttaagagttaaatgccattttagtcgtTGTGTTTttggccattttgtcagtttagtccaaatgttttatTGTTCgtttgtgggtccaaaaaggttttaccattgccattttagtccactgagttaacttcatTCAGTTTTTCTGTCAAAAAACATGAGTGGAGTttttataaaatgaccgaattgccatTCTCGTTACAGCGCTGACAAAATTGACACGTGGCAATGATTCATCAGGAAAATGACACGTGTTGGATAAGATGCTTGTGCACGGACTGTCTAGGCACCGCAAACAATCCACTTAGAGGTGTTGGATAACGATGAATTGGTGACTTGACACGTGGATGCTAACTCAGCACTTAAGTCCACTGACTGCCTAGGGTTACAAGCGATTTGTTTGGAGCTCTCGCAgacagtataaatagaggacttCACCCTCACTTTCTCCATACATTTCAAATACAAATTTCTCTCGTTTTCTATGTCTTGTACCCACTTTAAAACGACGTTTTGTCCACTAGGTGCATGCACATAGAGCACGAATACTCAGGCAGTACGTTGTAGAAGTGTTGCCCAACGATTCCTGAAGAGTAGAAGTTCTAAGCTTTCACTAAGCACGGATTATCAAAGGTAAATACGTTTTACTGTTCTACAAATCCAATAAGTGATCTATATTGGAAAATCATATGAGTTTGTATTAAATAAGTAACACCTATGGTAAGTCTATGGATAGTATTCCCTAAGTAAACATATAATTTGATCAAATTTTGACATGTTACAAAACTGTAAAACCGAGTATGAAGTTCAGCAGGTAAACAGTGTACATAAAGCAGGGTACAAAACTCGATAGTGTATGGAGCAGGAAGGCTAGATTGCTAGTATGTTTAAATGACTTCAATGTTACTTGTGCCGTAATTAAGTTTATCGTCTATTAAATGATATTCACCAGCTTATTGCTAACATGTTATTTCATAACGTTTTCAAGTAATTATGAATGATATAGATTAGCAAGGCTTATTGCCTATTCCCTAGGCACAAAGAAACTTTGTGGCTGGCTAAATTTATTTAAACTTTCAATTGACAGAATTTTGATTACCATGTATATAAAACGTTTTGTAAGACAGAAGGGTGTTTAAATTCTTATCTATAAGGTATGTTTTATCCAACTTATGAATTGTGAGATATTAAATGCAAATGTTTTTCCATTGCATATTTATCAAAACAGGTACCAACTAAATGGTTGCACGCCCGGGATGTCGAAAAGAACCCGGGTGTGACATACATGTATTGTAAAATG belongs to Helianthus annuus cultivar XRQ/B chromosome 5, HanXRQr2.0-SUNRISE, whole genome shotgun sequence and includes:
- the LOC110942064 gene encoding probable galacturonosyltransferase 9, translating into MAVVARTGRGGAGGGSSALRSFFSYRIFVSAMFTLLFFATASVLFSSHPAHFSDNSEIETTGNAYMHRTFLALKSDPLKTRLELIHKQASDHIMLVNAYASYARKLKLEISKQLKMFDEMAQNFSELGVKPTYRTALYESNGPVDEEVLRQFEKEVKDKIKVARLMIAENKESYDNQLKIQKLKDTIFAVNELLVKAKKSGAFASLIAAKSTPKSLHCLAMRLMGERIANPEKYRDEKPRPEFEDPSLYHYAIFSDNVIAVSVVVNSTVQNAEEPSKHVFHIVTDKMNLAAMKVWFKMRPVKRGAFVEVKAVEEFTFLNSSYVPILRQLESANLQKDYLDNKLDNETTDEKNMKSSGDTKHLSMLNYLMFYLPEMYPKLHRILFLDDDVVVKKDLTALWKIDLDGKVNGAVETCFGSFHRYAHYLNFSHPLIKDKFNPKACAYAFGMNIFDLDAWRRERLTDQYHYWQDLNEDQNLWKSGRLPPGLMTFYSTTKSLDKTWHVLGLGYNPSISMDEIKKAAVIHYNGNMKPWLDIAMNQFKNLWTVHVDADMEFVQLCNFGL